The sequence below is a genomic window from Curtobacterium sp. MCPF17_002.
CGGCGGCGGGAGCGCGGGTCCCGAGGTGAGCCGGGCGAGCAGGACGGCGCCGATGAGCAGCCAGAACAGGATGCCGGCGGCGAAGAACCCGAGCGCGAGTGTCCGGTGGCCGATGACCGCGAAGGACTGCGCGGTGAGGAGCGAGGCCGCCACCGTCGGCAGCAGGTACCCGCCGTGCAGCGTGCCCGGTTCCCGTGGTTCGGTGAGCAGCGACGCGACGAACCAGGCGCCGAACGCGGTCGAGACGGCGGCGGTGGTCCACACCCCGACGGCACCGACGACCGGCAGCCACCCGGCCAGGTGTGCGCTGAGCAAGGACCCGACAGCGGGGACGAGCGCCGCGAAGGGCCCGAACACGGGGTGCCGGAGGTCGGCGCGGACGGCGCCGAGGCCGCCCGCGCCGACGAGGTACCGCACGATCGTGAGCACCCACACGAGCGCGGCGATGCCCCAGAGCACCTCGCCGACCACCGCGGGGGCGTGGAGTTCGGTGCCGGCCGCGGTCCAGGTACCGGCGATGCCGGCCGTCCCGAACGCGATGCCGAAGGTGTTCAGGGCGAGTCTCGGACGGGCCGTGCGGCCGTTGCTGTCCATGGGTGCCTCCTCGGGCGTGTGTCCGAGGAACCAAACCACCCAGGGCGGTTATTCCCGGTGCTGCTCCTCGACCTCGCGCCCGAGTTTCTGCCGCAGGTCCTGCGGGATGAGCTCGATGAGCTGGTCGGGACGCACCGGCAGGTCCAGCAGGCTGAGCTTCACCCGACCGGTCCGTCCGTGCCGCTCGGCGTCGAGCCGCACGACGCTGCCGGCGTCCTTCCGGAGCCGGACGTCGATCTGCGCCCCGGTGGCGACCTCGCCGACGACGAGTCCGTCGACCTCGAGCGCGGCGCTCCTGGTGCCCTCGGCGATGTCGAAGCGGTAGCGCTCACGAGCGGCGAGCACCACGGCGCGGTCGATCCCGGCCATCGGTGCGACCGGGGTCACGACGGAGCCGGACAGTGCGGGGGAGAGCACGGGACCGCCGGCGGCGTAGTTGTACGCGGTGGACCCGGCGGGGGTGGCGGCGACGATGGCGTCCGCGCGGTAGTAGCCGTAGCCGAGTCCGCCGACGCTGAGGTCCGCCGACACCTGCCCGGCACCGGGCCGTCGCACGATCGTGAGGTCGTTGAACGCGAGGTAGTCCGTGCGGGCGCCGCTCCAGAAGAGGCGGGCCTCGAGGGCGTGGTGCGGCTCGAGCTGGTACTGCCCGGCGGAGAGGCGTTCGAGTGCTGCTTCGAGCTCGGGTGGCTCGATCTCCACGAGGAACCCGACGTTGCCGTAGTTGACGCCGAGCACCGGTACCGGCCGCTTCGCCACGAGCCGCATGGCGCCGAGCATCGTGCCGTCGCCACCGAGCGCGACGACGAGGTCGACCTCTTCGGTGAAGTCCTCGTCCCCGATCACGTCGACGCCCCCACCGATGCGCTGGGCGTCGGCGCGCCGGGCGACGAGTCGCCCCCGCCCGGAGGCATTCCAGCGCTGCAGGGTGCGGACGGACTCCTGCACGTTCTTGGTCGGGTGGACGACGAGGCCGACGACGGGCTGCTCCATGCCCGAATCGTACCGATCCGTCCCCGGACGCCCCTGGCCCTCCCGACAGATGTGAGATATTCTGCATGTATGCAGACTGCCTCGCTCTCCGTTCCGGTGCCCACCCTGCGGCACGGCCGCGAGATCGTGCTCCTTGCCGAGCAGGAGTCCCGCGAGACCGGTTTCGGGTTCCTCGACGCCGAGCACCTGCTCCTCGCCGCCGTCACCCTCTGCAACGGGATGCCGCGGTTCCGGCAGGTGCTCGAGACGCACGGCGTCACCCCGGAGCGGGTCCGCGTCGCGAGCAGCGTCTTCGTCGGCGCCCGGACAGCAGCCCCGCACGCCGCTGACCAGGTCGCCTGCACCCCCGCCGCGGCCCGCGTCCTGGCCCGTGCCGCACGCCTCGCCGGCCCCGCGGGACGCGTCCGACCCCACCACGTGGTCCTCGCCGTCCTGGACGGCATCGACGACCCGTTCACGGGCGCCGCCCACGACGTCCTCGACCAGCTCGGCGTCGACCCGCGCCGGTTCCGGCGAGCCCTCCGTCGCGCGGTGCGGCAGGCGTAGTCGACGCACCGCGAGACGGGCCGGGAGGCGCCGTGCCAGCTGGCACCGCGCCTCCCGTCCGCCGTCCGGTCCGGGCCGCCTGCCCGCCCGGCGCAGCGAGGTCACGCCCACGGCGAACAGGGGCAGCCACGGGGCGGAGCGCTGGTTATTCTCGATGTACGTGACCGGATTCACACGAGTCCGGTGCAGCTGTCGGCTCCGTCACAAGGGGCCAAGGGAGAGCACATGTTCGAGAGATTCACCGACCGAGCCCGTCGTGTTGTCGTCCTCGCTCAAGAAGAAGCGAAGATGCTCAACCACAACTACATCGGCACCGAGCACATCCTCCTCGGCCTCATCCACGAGGGCGAGGGCGTCGCCGCGAAGGCGCTGGAGTCGCTCGGCATCTCGCTCGATGCCGTCCGCGAGCAGGTCCAGGACATCATCGGGCAGGGCCAGCAGCAGCCGACCGGGCACATCCCGTTCACGCCGCGCGCCAAGAAGGTGCTCGAGCTGTCCCTGCGCGAGGCGCTGCAGCTCGGCCACAACTACATCGGGACCGAGCACATCCTGCTCGGCCTCATCCGCGAGGGCGAGGGTGTCGCAGCCCAGGTCCTCGTGAAGCTCGGCGCCGACCTCAACCGGGTCCGCCAGCAGGTCATCCAGCTCCTGTCCGGCTACCAGGGCAAGGAAGCGGTCGCCGTCGGCGGCGAGCAGCAGCAGAACGCGCAGCAGGGTTCGCAGGTCCTCGACCAGTTCGGTCGGAACCTCACCCAGGCCGCGCGCGACGGCAAGCTCGACCCCGTCATCGGGCGCGAGAAGGAGATGGAGCGGGTCATGCAGATCCTCTCCCGCCGCTCCAAGAACAACCCCGTCCTGATCGGTGAGCCCGGTGTCGGCAAGACCGCGGTCGTCGAAGGCCTCGCCCAGGCGATCGTCAAGGGCGACGTGCCCGAGACGCTCAAGGACAAGCAGCTCTACTCGCTCGACCTCGGGTCGCTCATCGCCGGGTCCCGCTACCGCGGTGACTTCGAGGAGCGCCTCAAGAAGGTCACGAAGGAGATCCGCACCCGCGGCGACATCATCGTCTTCATCGACGAGATCCACACCCTCGTCGGTGCCGGTGCTGCCGAGGGCGCGATCGACGCCGCGTCGATCCTCAAGCCGCTCCTCGCCCGCGGTGAGCTCCAGACCATCGGTGCCACCACGCTCGACGAGTACCGCAAGCACTTCGAGAAGGACGCCGCACTCGAGCGCCGCTTCCAGTCGGTGCAGGTCAACGAGCCGTCGCTGCCGCACACGATCAACATCCTCAAGGGTCTCCGCGACAAGTACGAGGCGTTCCACAAGGTGTCCATCACCGACGGCGCGATCGTCTCCGCGGCGAACCTGGCGGACCGCTACGTGCAGGACCGCTTCCTGCCGGACAAGGCCATCGACCTGATCGACGAGGCCGGCGCACGCCTCCGCCTGTCGATCCTGTCGGCGCCGCCGGAGCTCCGCGAGTTCGACGAGAAGATCTCGACGGTCCGCGGGCAGAAGGAAGCCGCCATCGAGGAGCAGGACTTCGAGAAGGCCGCGTCGCTCCGTGACGAGGAGAAGAAGCTCCTCGGCGAGCGTCTCCGCCTCGAGAAGCAGTGGCGTGCGGGTGACGTCGCCGCGTCCGGCACCGTCGACGAGGGCATCATCGCCGAGGTCCTGGCACAGGCCACGGGCATCCCGGTCTTCAAGCTCACCGAAGAGGAGACCTCGCGTCTCGTCTTCATGGAGAAGGCCCTGCACCAGCGCGTCATCGGTCAGGAAGAGGCCATCTCGGCCCTCTCCAAGACCATCCGCCGCACCCGCGCCGGCCTCAAGGACCCGAACCGCCCCTCGGGCTCGTTCATCTTCGCCGGCCCCACGGGCGTCGGCAAGACCGAGCTCGCCAAGGCGCTCGCGGAGTTCCTGTTCGACGACGAGGGCGCACTGATCTCCCTCGACATGTCGGAGTTCGGCGAGAAGCACACCGTCTCGCGCCTGTTCGGTGCCCCTCCCGGGTTCGTCGGGTTCGAGGAGGGCGGCCAGCTCACCGAGAAGGTGCGTCGCAAGCCGTTCTCCGTGGTCCTCTTCGACGAGATCGAGAAGGCCCACCCGGACATCTTCAATTCGCTGCTGCAGGTCCTCGAGGAAGGCCGTCTGACCGATGGTCAGGGCCGCGTGGTCGACTTCAAGAACACCGTCATCATCATGACCACGAACCTCGGTTCGCAGGGCATCGCCGGTGGCCCGGTGGGCTTCCAGGTCGAGGGTGACTCGGCCGTCGGCTACGACCGGATGCGTGGCAAGGTCAACGAGGAGCTGAAGAAGCACTTCAAGCCCGAGTTCCTCAACCGCGTCGACGACACGATCGTGTTCCCGCAGCTGTCGCAGCCCGAGCTGCTGCAGATCGTGGACCTCTTCGTGAAGCGTCTGTCGGACCGTCTGCTCGACCGCGACATGACGGTGGAGCTCACGCTCCCCGCCAAGGAGCAGCTCATCAAGGTCGGGTTCGACCCGTCCCTCGGTGCACGCCCGCTCCGCCGCGCGATGCAGCACGAGGTCGAGGACCAGCTGTCCGAGCACATCCTGCAGGGTGAGCTCAACGCCGGCGACCACGTGAAGGTCGACTTCGCCGAGGGCAAGTTCACCTTCGAGACCGGGCGTCAGCCGGGTCGCGAAGAGGTCCTCGCCGGGGCTGCAGCGGTCGAGACCGCTGATGTCCCGCAGGGCGAGATCGAGTCCTAGGACCCGACCACACCTCGAACAGGAGGCGCGGTGCCGGCTGGCACCGCGCCTCCTGTCGTCCCGTGTGCGCGTCGTGTGTCCTTCGGCCCCCTTCCGGGGGTACGGTGAGGACTGCGTGAGGCGTTCCCCCCAACACCTCGCGCACAGCGATCGGCCGGTTCCCCCCAACAGGCCGAGACGCGGCCGGCCCCGGTCTGTTCGCAGACCGGGGCCGTTGCTCGTCCCGGGGCGGTGGTCGTCCGGGCCGGTGCTCGATCGGCGGAGCAGCGTCCGGGGGGTCAACGGGTGATCGTCGCCGCGAAGTCGCGGACGGCGGCGTCCCAGCGCTCCGGGTCCTCGTTCCACTCCAGCGTGTGCGCCGCCGTGCGGAACGCCACGGCTCGGACGTCCTGCCGGCGTGCGAGTGCGGCGACGTCGTCCGACGCGACGAGGACGTCGGCGTCGGAGTGCAGCAGGAGCGTCGGGGTGCTCCGGTCCAGCCAGCGCGTGACACCGATCGGGGTGGGTGCACCGGCGAGCCGTGAGAGGACCGCTGTCGTGGCGATCCGTGCCGCCACGGTGCCGACGATCCGGGGGAGGCGCGCGGCACCCACCGCGCCGCGCAGCGCCGACCGGACGTCGAGGAGCGGCGAGACCCCCACGATGCCGTCGACGGGCTCGCGGCCGGCGGCGACGGAGCACGCGAGCGCTCCCGCCGACCAGCCCTGCAGCACGACGCGCGAGACGCCGCGGGCACGGGCTGCCCGGACCGCGGCGACGATGCGGTCCACCGCGGCGGGGTCGAGCGAGCGCAGCGCGAGGTCGGTGGTGTCGATCACCTCGGACGTCGCCCCGAGTGTCCGCCACACCGCGAGACCCCGGAGCACCTGCCGTGGCCCGAGGGACTGCCCGTGCACGTGCACGACGTGGGTGTCCGCGGCGTCGGGTTCCTCGCCGGGCACGTCCTGCTCGGCGTCGTACAGCATCGCGTCCCACGCCCACTCGCCGACGGGGGCCAGGGCGTCGGTCCTCCGCCGGACGGTGTCGGTGCCGGTGCCGGTGCCGGTGCCGGCGCTCAGGACCTCGCCCACGCGCACGTGGCGGCCGTCGTGCGTGAGCCGGTACGTGCCCGGCAGGCGGGTGTCCCGTGTGGCGACGAACTCGGCCTCGGTCGCCGAGGCGCTCCGCACCGTGGCGGTCGCCGTGTACGGCGTGGGGAACAACAGCCGCCGTGCGACGAAGGCCCCGAGGCCGAGTGTGCCGACCGCGCCCGCCGCGGTACCGATCGTGGCGATGCGTCCGCCGGTCATGTGGTCTCCCTGGTGCGTCCGGTGATGGCTGCCGCAGCGGCGGGGACGTCCTGTCCCGCCTCGCGTGCACGGTCCTCGATCTCGACGGACAGTCGGTGCAACCGGGTCCGCCACTGGCGACGCTGCCAGACGATCGTGAAGTAGAGCCCGTGGTTGCCCGACTGGGTCTCGAGGCGGCGGAGCTCCGGCTCGAGGGCACGGAAGCGCCGACGCGTCCGGCGCCAGTCGCGGAACTCGCGTGCGGCGTCGGGCAGGACCCCACCGGCGGCACCGAGGGCGAGCAGCACCATCGAGGTGAGGAAGACCGGCGCGTAGACCGCCGACAGGACCCCGACGGCACCGGTGACGCCGAACACGTGCACGGCGTCGAGGGCGATCGCGATCACGGCGAGGAGCACCATCGCGGCCGCTCCGACCACGAACAGCCAGTACATCCGGCCGAGGGCGTCGCTCGTGCGGAACCCCCGGACGACGGCGACGGCGGAGCGGCCGATGACGACCGCGATGTACGTCATCTCGACGGCCGAGTACAGGGCCGTGGGCAGCTGGTCGCCGTACTCCGCCATGAACGACGACGTCGGGGTCGGCGCATCGATGAACGAGAACAGCACCACGAGCGCGACGAGGACCGCGACGCAGCCGATGAGCCGGCTCGGACGGAGCAGGTTCGCCGAGCGCGCCGCGGCCTCCACCGACTGCGCGAGTGCGAAGAGTCCGCACACCATCAGGCAGCGGCCGAGCAGGTCGGCGACGTTCGGTTCGTGGGTGACGCCGGCGAGGAACGCGAGGATGTCCGCCTGGTTGATCGTCAGGCCCACCGCGACGAACGCGCAGCACACCATGAGCCAGGTGACGCTCGCCGACTGCGTGCGCACGAGCCACAGCCGGGCGACGAGCACGACGAGGATGCACCAGACCGGGAGCGACCCCCAGACGTGCAGGGTCACCGGAAGATCCCGTGCTGCTGGCCGTCCGGGTCGAGCAGGCCGATCCGGAGTGCGAGCTGGTCGGCGACGAGCTCGACCTCGTGCTCGTGCGGGGTGTCGAGCGACCGGGTGAACGCGGTCCGTCCGGTGAGGAGCCCCGTGTAGGCCTGGTGGTCGCAGCCGCGGTCGTCCATGAAGACGTGTGCGAGCTCGTGCAGGACGCACGCCACCCGGGAGCGTTCGGACAGGTCGGGACGGGTCTCGAGCAGGGCCCGGTCGGTGCGCTGGATGAGGCGCGCCGACAGGTCGCCCGGCAGGTCGGCGGTGCGCACCTCGATCGGCTTGCCGAGTGCCGACTCCGCACGCTCGACGAGCTCCGGCAGCGACAGCCGACGGGGGAGTCCGAGCCGCTGCACCCGACGGCGGGCCTCGGTCTGGCGGCGGAGTGCGCCGAGGCGGTCGCGGTACCCGGTCACGATGCGCCCCCGGACTCGTCGAGGCGCCGCACCTGCTCGGTGAAGTCGCGGATCTCGTCGGCGGAGGCGAACTCCCCGAGCCGGCGGGTGGCGAACGCGACGACCTCGCGCTTGCGGAGTTCGAGCACGAGCTCGAGCTGCGCCTGCACGCGCTCGGGGACGTCGGTGCTCCCCGCGGGGTCGGTCAGGTACTCGGGTGGGACGCCGAAGTACCCGGCCAGGGCGGCGAGCAGGCGCTGGTCCCGCACGGCCGGGCCGTTGCCGCCGAGCATGTAGCCCCAGCGCGGCCGGCTCATCGAGGCGCCCTGCGTCTCGATCTCGGCCGCGATCTCCTTGTACGAGGGACGCTGGCCCGAGTTCGCCTCGACGACGTCCATCAGGAGCTGGAGCTTCCGGGAGAGTTCGCGCCGGTGCGCGTCGTCGTCGTTGTACTCGATCACGTCGTCCCACCCTTTACATCTGTCTCAGACATGATAAAACTGGACCAGCGCAACGGCCAGTCCCGACTACTCTGCCAGGGTCCGGCCCACCCGTCAGGTCGGCATTTCGTGGGGGGATGCCGAATCCGGGTGCGCGATCCGGGCGCTCCGGCCGTGACCAGATGACGGACTGGAGGCGCGGTGCCAGCTGGCACCGCGCCTCCAGTCCGTACCGGGGTTGCGTCCTAGGCCTGGACGTCGCCTCGCCAGCCCGGCTGGGTCGGGGCGTTCTCGACCCGCTCCTTGTAGTTCTGCAGGTCCTTCTTGACGGCGTGGCCGCCGACACCGACTGCGGAGCCGAGCTTCTCGAGGATGCCGGACGGCTCCCAGTCGATCTGCGCGGTCACGCGGGTCTCGCTGTCGGAGAGCTTGTGGAAGGTGACGACACCGGCGTGGTCGGTCTCGCCGTCCTTGACGGTCCAGGCGACCCGCTCGTCGGGGTGCTGCTCGGTGATGACGGCGCGGAACTCGCGCTGCTGGCCGGCGACCTTCACGGTCCAGTCGGTGGTCGTGTCGTCGATCTGCACGATCTTCTCGACCTCGTCGAGGAAGTGCGGGAACTCCTCGAAGCGGGTCCACTGGTCGTAGGCCTGACGGACGGGGACGTTGACGTCGACGGTTTCGATGATCTGAGGCATGGACTGGACGGTAGGCGGCTCGGGCTGGACGGCGTCCAGGCCGGTGTCCCCCGGGGCCGTGGTCTCCGCTGTCGGCGCCTCGCTACCAGGTGAGTGCGTCCAGGTGGTCGTGACCGGACAGCAGGCGGGCGACGCGGTCCCACGACGCCGACCGGACGTCCGCCTCGGGGTGGTGCGCCGCGATCGCCAGCTCGACGTACATGTCGTAGAACTGCAGCCGCTCGCGGAGGTGCTCCCGCTCGAACAACCCGGGGTACGCACCGCGCAGCCATCCCGGCACCTCGGCGAGCGTCGACGGGTCGAGCCCCTGGTGGGCGGGCGTCGGCGGGAACTCCCGCGACCGCGCACACCAGCGCAGGATCGTGTCGAGCTCGGCGTCGGCGGGTTGCGCGACCGCCTCGGCGAAGTCGATGAGCCCGGTGACGCGCCCGTCGTCGACCATCACGTTCGAGCCGTGCAGGTCGCCGTGCACCAGGACCGGGTCGTCGTCGGCGAACAACGGGAGCCGTTCCTCGACCCAGTTCGCGATCTCGGCGAGCAGGCCGGCGTCACGGCCGGGCATCCGACCGGCGGCCTCGACCTGCTGCAGGGTCGCCTGCACGACGGGCGGGTGGTACGCCGGCCACGGAGCGCCCGCGAGCGCGTCGGACAGCCAGGGCGGCAGCAGGTCGGACGGGACGGGGACGCGGTGCAGTGCGCTGAGTGCTGTGCCGAGGCTCTCGATCAGCGACCGCCGCGTCGACTCGTCGGCGGTCGGCCACGCCTCGTGCAGGGTCCGGCCGGGGAGGCGCTCCGAGACGTACCAGGAGCCGTCCGGGCCGTCGCCGTGGGCGATGTGCCGGGCGTGCGGGACGTCACTGCCGCTGAGGAGGTCGACGACGGCGGCCTCGTGGCGGTACGCGTCGCGCGCCGGTCCGTTGCTCAGCCGGACGACGTACTCGTCGCCGACCCAGGCGCGACTGACCCAGCCGCCCTTCGCGGTGAAGCGGCCCGTCGTCGGCAGGCCGGCGGCCGTGAGGCTCCGTCGGAGCAGCGGGCTGCTCGCCGGCTCCTCGCTTCGGGACGTTCCTCCATCGGACACGGAGTGAGCCTCGCACACACGCAGGTCCTGGTGCACTGCGCACTAGGGTGATGGGGATGACTGAGCACGGGAAGCACGCGTTCCACGAACGGGACGACCACGGCATCCTGGTGCGTCCCGCACTCGCCTCCGACGTCCCGCACATCCAACGGCTCATCGCGCCGTACGTCGACCGTCGGATCCTGCTCGGCAAGGAGAACGTCGCGCTCTACGGCTCGATCCAGCAGTTCCGGATCGCCGAGGGACCCGACGGTGTCCCCATCGGGTGCGGCGCGCTCGCCGTGTTCTGGGACGACATCGCCGAGGTCCGCACGCTCGCGCTCGACCCCGAGTGGATCCACAAGCGCGTCGGACACCGGATGCTCGAGGCCCTCGAACACGACGCCCGCGAGCTCGGTGTCGCACGCATCTTCTGCCTCACGTTCGAGGTCGAGTTCTTCGCCAAGCACGGCTACCTCGAGATCGGCGAGCGGGTCGTCTCGCCCGACGTCTACGCCGAACTCGTGCGGTCGTCGGACGAAGGGGTCGCCGAGTTCCTCGACCTCGCCCGGGTCAAGCCGAACACGCTCGGCAACACCCGCATGCTGAAGATCCTCTGACGCTTTCCGGTCCTGCGCGGCGGGGTGGCCTCGTGGTGCGGGCGCCGTTGTCTACCCTGTGCGCATGTCGTCGTTCCGTCACCCCGTCGGGCCCGAGCAGCCGGGCGTCTACTGGCGCCGTCGCGCGACCGTCGTCGGGGTGCTCCTGCTCATCGTGGTCGTCGTCGTGCTCATCGTCGTCGGACGGGGCAGCGGGGCGAGCTCGGCGGAGCCGTCTGCGACCGCGACTGCGTCTGGGGCGTCTGGGGCGTCCGGGTCGTCTGCTGCGTCGTCTGGGGCGTCTGCGTCGTCGGGGGCGTCTGGCTCATCGGCTGCGGCGACGCCCCGTGCGACGCCGTCCGCGTCCGCGTCATCTGCTGCGGGGGCATCGGCCGCTGCCGGGTCGACGTGCTCGAAGGACCAGATCCAGCTCACCCCGGTCATCGACAAGACCGCCTACGGCCCCACCGAGGACCCGAAGATCGCGATGGCGATCAAGAACACCGGGTCGGCGTCGTGCCACATGGACCTCGGATCGTCACAGCAGCTGCTCACCATCAGCTCGGGCGAGGAACAGTACTGGTCGTCGAAGGACTGCCAGACCGGCGGCACCAACCAGGACGTCACGGTGAAGGCCGGACAGACCCTGACCACGCCGGCGATCGAGTGGGACCGCACCCGCTCGTCGACGTCGACGTGCGACTCGTCGCGGCCGTCGGTGACCGGCGGGGGAGCGAGCTACCACCTGCAGGTGGCGGTGGGGAACCTCGAGTCGAAGGACTCGGTGCAGTTCATCCTCGACTAGCCCGGTTCAGCGGAGGCTGGTACCATCACGGCAAGTGGATTGGGAATGCCCGATCGGCGTCGAACCCCCGGTAACCGGGGGTTCTCGCTTTTTCAGGGGTACACCTTCAGGCCCCAACCCGTCTCCGACCCAGCCGGCGACTTCGGCATGCGCTCGAGGATTCGATCCCAGGCGCGGTTCGGCTGCTCCGGTCGCAAGAGATGCGTACCGATCGGCCGGGCGACGAGATCAGCGATCTGCAGACCGGCGCTGTTCGTCTGTTTGCTGGCGATCTTGAAGCGGAACGTCTCCGCCATCCCGCGCATCTTCGTCGTCATCATGATCCGGCCGAACTCCGCCTCGAGTTCACGGTCCTCCATCCGCCCCCGGCTCTCGAACACCACGAAGGTCTCACGCCTCGATGCTCCGCGATCCTGGAGCTGCAGGAAGACCCGCTCGAGCCCGAACTCCAGTGCCACGTGGTACGGGCTCGTGTCCTCGCCGACGCGTCGGAGGAACTCGTGCTTCCGGATCGCGGATGCGATCACACCAAAACGTTCATCGAAGACCGCGTCGATCCGCTCCATGAACCGGCCGCGAACCGCCGCGTTCAGGAGGATGTCGAACGGCGGGGCCGACTGCCGCATCTCGCGCTCATGCAGGACGACCATGTCGTGGTTGAAGAAATCGAACTTGATTCGTTGGACGAGCGGGACGACCCGGTCGACGTACACATCGACAGGGAAGATGCAGAACGCGAGGACGAACATCGGGTAGTCCGGGTTGATGCTCGTGAGACTGTGGTCCCCGCTTTCGTCGACGTAGACGATGTATCCGCTCCGCACAGGTACAACATATCAGCGAATACCAAGAAAATGGGCCCGGCGTCCGGAGGATGACGGGCCTGACATAAAGAACGGCCCCGTCGTCCAGAGGACGACGGGGCCGTTCGAAGCTGAGGTGATCAGCCGATGACGGTGATGTTCTCCGCCTGCGGGCCCTTACGGCCTTCGGTGATCTCGAACTCCACCTTCTGGTTCTCCTCGAGCGACTTGTAGCCGTTGCCACCGATCGCGGAGAAGTGGGCGAAGACGTCAGCGCTGCCGTCGTCCGGCGCAATGAAGCCGAAGCCCTTTTCGTTGTTGAACCACTTGACGGTTCCAGTTGCCATGATGGCGTTCCTTACTTTCTTGCCAGGCGAGGTTTTCACTGCCTGTCTTGCGAAGCGGTACTTGCTACCGCCGATCCAACGACCGATTGTCGTCGAATCGATGCGCCCCGCGGGCATTGGGCCGGCGGAACGGGTTCGGGGCCAGGCGGCCGGGGAAGGCCAGTGACCGATGGCGCTCGAGGTGCAGGGCACCGGAAGAACGATGGACTCCCGCCGAAGCGGTTGGTACCAACTTACAGGGTCCGAGCCACAAGGGAAGACCCGAAGTCGCTGAACGGCCATGAATCTGGTGGACTAGGGCTGATGGCAGACAAGGAACAGCGCTTCCGGAGCGAGCAGCTCGAGGAAGCCCTCGCGAAGCAGGACGTCGCAGCGGTGGCGTTCGCGCTGCGCAACGACATCGTGATCGTCCCCCGGCTCGTCACCGGCAAGAAGGACATGCAGGTGCGGGTGTTCGGGCGCGAAGGCTCCGAGAAGCGCATCCTGCTGCTGTTCTCGTCGGCGGACGCCTACACCGCGATGGTGCCGGACGAGAAGATCCGGCAGGTCATGGTCTACGACGGACCACGGCTCGAGGAGTTCCTCGCGGCGCACGTCGACTCGCTCGAGGGCGTGTTCTTCGACATCGCCGGACCGAACACCATGCAGGCGACGCCCGAGGACCTGTTGGCCGCGTTGCGCGCCTGAGTCGTTCTGCGCGTGTCGGCGCGTCCCGCTCCGCGTGTTTCGGGCTCCACGTGTTTCGGTCAGAAAGCGCGGTCGAGCTCGCGTTCCCGCTCGTTGCT
It includes:
- a CDS encoding cold-shock protein, which gives rise to MATGTVKWFNNEKGFGFIAPDDGSADVFAHFSAIGGNGYKSLEENQKVEFEITEGRKGPQAENITVIG
- a CDS encoding SseB family protein translates to MADKEQRFRSEQLEEALAKQDVAAVAFALRNDIVIVPRLVTGKKDMQVRVFGREGSEKRILLLFSSADAYTAMVPDEKIRQVMVYDGPRLEEFLAAHVDSLEGVFFDIAGPNTMQATPEDLLAALRA